From the Acidimicrobiales bacterium genome, the window TCGCCCTCCGCGTGGCCGACGACATGCTCTACGGCGTCGGCGTCTGGCGTCGTGCGATCGCCCGGCGAAGCGGCCGGGCCCTCGTGCCGGACCTGACCGAGTGGCCGGGGAGACGGGCGCCGGTCGAGACGGATACCGTCGCGCAGTGATGGGCACGCTGATTCCGCAACGAATGACCAGGTTGATCGAACGCTGCGCGCGCGAGGTCGACGAGGGACGGGTTCCCGGGTGCCAGGTGGCGGTCGGGTTCGAGGGCGAGGTGGTCCTCTTCGAGGCGTTCGGCGACGTGACGACCGAGCATCGACTCCACACGTATTCGGCGATCAAACCCACGGTCTCGCTCACCGTGTTGGAACTCGCAGCCGAAGGTCTGCTCGACCTGGATGCGCCCGTCGCGACGGTCCTGCCCGGCTTCTCGACCAACGGCAAGGACGTCATCACCCTCTCCCAGGTTCTTCTCCATGCCGGTGGCTTCCCCCACGCACCCGTCTCGGTCGCCGAGTTCAACGATCGCGAGCGCCGCCTCGCTCGCTACGAGACGTGGCGCACGAGCTGGGACCCGGGCAGTGCGTTCGAGTACCACGCGTCCGCCGCGCACTGGGTGCTCGCCGACTGCATCACCGAAGTGACCGGTCGTCACCACGCCGACGTGGTCACCGAGCGGATCATGACCCCGGCCGGGTGCAGCCGGTGGCTCGCCATTCCCGCCGCCGAGCAGCACGACATCGCCGATGTGGTGTCGGTCGGGGAGGCCCCTGACCTGGAGGCGTTGGCCCGGCAGTTCGGTATCGAGGAGATGCCGG encodes:
- a CDS encoding serine hydrolase domain-containing protein, producing MGTLIPQRMTRLIERCAREVDEGRVPGCQVAVGFEGEVVLFEAFGDVTTEHRLHTYSAIKPTVSLTVLELAAEGLLDLDAPVATVLPGFSTNGKDVITLSQVLLHAGGFPHAPVSVAEFNDRERRLARYETWRTSWDPGSAFEYHASAAHWVLADCITEVTGRHHADVVTERIMTPAGCSRWLAIPAAEQHDIADVVSVGEAPDLEALARQFGIEEMPVTEVTDAALLAFNDPSIREAGHPGGGGITTAAELALWYQAVLHDDGGFLRPEVKHDALAVIRQTNADWMGVSANRTHAFTIGGDDGQALMRGYGHTTGPATFGHGGAKGQRGWADPGTGISLGFMTHGLDRDELVHARRCAGISSAAGALTTPI